A stretch of the Streptosporangium sp. NBC_01755 genome encodes the following:
- a CDS encoding DUF3618 domain-containing protein, giving the protein MTETDPGGSDRPPAEAGITGSRRKRVGAPITPDERESLNIPPKQPYGTPGEDLGVPESERDDTPRLPESAVAGATPYGKTVNTAGTGVGETKTGKIITKDENDAETVRRDIEDARRELGDTVEALVHKTDVKGRFQETAAHVGEDLRRAGAATATTATEMVERVKTAAPEMVGRVKETAPEIVGRVKEATPVEIKDAAEKVATEAGKRPVLTVAAVAAFALLVFRVLRRGKRR; this is encoded by the coding sequence ATGACTGAGACAGACCCGGGCGGCTCCGACCGCCCCCCGGCCGAGGCCGGAATCACCGGATCCCGAAGAAAAAGGGTCGGTGCTCCCATAACGCCGGATGAGAGGGAGTCGCTGAACATCCCGCCGAAGCAGCCGTACGGCACGCCCGGCGAGGATCTAGGTGTTCCGGAGTCCGAGCGCGACGACACGCCCCGGCTCCCGGAGAGCGCGGTCGCCGGCGCCACCCCGTACGGCAAGACCGTCAACACCGCCGGCACCGGTGTCGGCGAGACGAAGACCGGAAAGATCATCACAAAAGACGAGAACGATGCGGAAACCGTGCGGCGGGACATCGAGGACGCCCGCCGCGAACTGGGCGACACTGTGGAGGCACTGGTGCACAAGACCGATGTGAAGGGCCGTTTCCAGGAGACCGCCGCCCATGTGGGCGAAGATCTGCGCAGGGCGGGGGCGGCGACCGCCACCACCGCCACCGAGATGGTGGAGCGGGTCAAGACGGCCGCTCCTGAGATGGTCGGGCGGGTGAAGGAGACCGCCCCCGAGATCGTCGGCCGGGTCAAGGAGGCGACCCCCGTCGAGATCAAGGACGCGGCGGAGAAGGTCGCGACCGAGGCGGGCAAGCGTCCCGTCCTGACGGTCGCGGCGGTGGCCGCGTTCGCCCTGCTCGTCTTCCGGGTCCTGCGGCGAGGCAAGAGGAGGTAG
- a CDS encoding phage holin family protein, producing MVNTKESLPTSELIRQMSEQVSRLVRDELRLAKAELTKKGRHAGIGVGLFGGAGVVALFGAGSLVAAVILLLAYVMPAWLAAAVVGVVLLAVAGALGFFGKHQVAEASPPTPARTIESVRDDIYAVRERAHR from the coding sequence ATGGTCAATACCAAGGAGTCACTGCCGACATCCGAGCTGATCCGGCAGATGTCGGAGCAGGTCTCGCGTCTGGTCAGGGACGAGCTCCGCCTGGCCAAGGCGGAACTGACCAAAAAGGGCAGGCATGCGGGAATCGGCGTGGGACTGTTCGGCGGGGCGGGAGTCGTGGCCCTGTTCGGGGCGGGATCTCTGGTCGCCGCGGTGATCCTGCTTCTCGCGTACGTGATGCCCGCCTGGTTGGCCGCGGCGGTCGTGGGCGTGGTGCTGCTGGCCGTGGCCGGCGCACTCGGGTTCTTCGGCAAGCACCAGGTCGCCGAGGCGTCCCCGCCGACTCCCGCGCGGACCATCGAGAGCGTCAGGGACGACATCTACGCGGTGAGGGAGAGGGCCCACCGATGA
- the mads6 gene encoding methylation-associated defense system protein kinase MAD6 has translation MAQIVGGGSPVNDAERRVIAHLRDSAPQDWLLLHNIEVPRGDDTFEVDLIVLTGHSLCVIDVKGTRGRIEVAGNRWFPLRREAFGSPVTKLRGNGRALKGLLTQERRELDRVYVDSLVVLTGADAELVDPAGRDSRHVTDLAGLVGTLSDASRVRRGHTTDTAPYGTAIIEALNGSVRRSTAPPRFGSWEVEEQLGGDNRVTEYRAINATVPGSETVLLRVYRADPLAEEEPRAAERRLITNAYQALTRIPAHPCVVRARDFFAIDDESRFVLVLDDVHGQALHLHLTASPRTLSTAARLDVVEDMLLGLAHVHANNVIHRALSPACVLVTEDGRAMLTGFDYAKPGPRAHTVANELPNVLDTHYAAPECQAMPERMTAASDVYAAGVIAFQLLTGELPPANPDAEPAPGEASAEIMDLLRRMRDHATHKRPDAAEALADLRRARRPRPPALSPPASGVPALPLQDPGTANTGVAVPERPERHGPGHHPRDAHAPAWNGDEHEESLPDRNVPGQKPLLARLRGRFRRITGKQP, from the coding sequence ATGGCACAGATCGTCGGCGGCGGAAGCCCGGTCAACGACGCCGAGCGACGGGTCATCGCACACCTGCGAGACAGCGCCCCGCAAGACTGGCTGCTACTGCACAACATCGAGGTGCCCCGCGGCGACGACACCTTCGAGGTGGACTTGATCGTCCTGACAGGCCACTCGCTCTGCGTCATCGACGTCAAGGGCACCCGGGGCAGGATCGAGGTCGCGGGGAACCGCTGGTTCCCGCTGCGGCGGGAGGCGTTCGGCTCCCCTGTCACCAAGCTGCGCGGCAACGGGCGCGCGCTCAAGGGCCTGCTCACCCAGGAGCGGCGCGAGCTGGACCGGGTCTACGTCGACAGCCTCGTGGTTCTCACCGGGGCCGACGCGGAGCTGGTCGACCCGGCCGGCCGCGACTCACGCCACGTCACCGACCTGGCCGGGCTTGTCGGCACGCTGAGTGACGCCTCCCGCGTCAGACGCGGCCACACCACGGATACCGCGCCGTACGGCACCGCGATCATCGAGGCGCTCAACGGGAGCGTGCGACGTTCCACGGCGCCGCCGCGTTTCGGCAGCTGGGAGGTGGAGGAGCAGCTGGGCGGCGACAACCGGGTCACCGAGTATCGCGCGATCAACGCGACGGTCCCCGGCAGCGAGACGGTCCTGCTACGCGTCTACCGGGCCGACCCGCTGGCGGAGGAGGAACCGCGAGCGGCCGAACGACGGCTGATCACCAACGCCTACCAGGCCCTCACCAGGATCCCGGCGCACCCGTGCGTGGTGCGTGCCCGTGACTTCTTCGCCATCGACGACGAGAGCCGGTTCGTGCTGGTCCTCGACGACGTGCACGGCCAGGCGCTGCACCTGCACCTCACCGCCTCCCCCCGCACGCTCTCCACCGCCGCCCGGCTGGACGTGGTGGAGGACATGCTGCTGGGCCTGGCCCATGTCCACGCCAACAACGTGATCCACCGGGCGCTCAGTCCCGCTTGCGTGCTGGTGACGGAGGACGGCCGGGCGATGCTCACCGGGTTCGACTACGCCAAGCCGGGCCCCCGTGCGCACACCGTTGCCAACGAGCTGCCCAACGTGCTCGACACCCACTACGCGGCCCCCGAGTGCCAGGCCATGCCCGAGCGGATGACCGCCGCCTCCGACGTGTACGCGGCCGGGGTGATCGCCTTCCAGCTGCTGACCGGGGAGCTCCCCCCGGCCAATCCCGACGCCGAACCCGCCCCCGGTGAGGCGTCCGCCGAGATCATGGACCTGCTCCGGCGGATGCGTGACCACGCGACGCACAAGCGCCCCGATGCCGCCGAGGCCCTGGCCGACCTGCGGCGGGCGCGGCGTCCCCGCCCGCCGGCCCTCTCCCCGCCGGCTTCCGGCGTACCGGCCCTCCCTCTCCAGGACCCCGGTACGGCGAACACCGGCGTGGCGGTTCCCGAACGCCCGGAGAGGCACGGGCCGGGACACCACCCGCGAGACGCCCACGCGCCCGCGTGGAACGGAGATGAGCACGAGGAGAGCCTGCCTGACAGGAACGTACCGGGACAGAAGCCGCTACTCGCCAGGCTCAGGGGGAGATTCCGGCGTATCACCGGAAAACAGCCGTGA
- a CDS encoding diacylglycerol/lipid kinase family protein encodes MGELRSKAEHTEAIRTEGRVCVVVNTRSRRGRRHYPEVVRALRAERFGSIRFFPVEDPRRLRAIIEEALATGPDLLVVGGGDGTLSSAVKHVAHRDVALGVLPLGTTNNFVRSLGVPLDLAGAVRVLRTGKVADIDLGIAGDREFANLASFGVSVEVAGKVRHGVKRLLGRAAYSLTALMILPGHQPFRAFLTVDGRRHELLTHQLNIANGRFHGGWQVAKDISIDNGRLVAYQLGSGKRLRLLVETMIRAGSGRWRSLAGGPFVIGREMHLETDPPLAADIDGEVRLMTPITIRTVPNGLRVMVPDDFVDS; translated from the coding sequence GTGGGAGAGCTCCGAAGCAAGGCCGAGCACACCGAGGCCATCAGGACCGAGGGCAGGGTCTGCGTGGTCGTCAACACGCGCTCGCGCCGAGGCCGGCGCCACTACCCGGAGGTGGTCCGCGCACTGCGGGCCGAGAGGTTCGGATCGATCCGCTTCTTCCCCGTGGAAGATCCCAGGCGTCTGCGCGCCATCATCGAGGAGGCCCTGGCCACGGGCCCCGACCTGCTCGTCGTGGGCGGTGGCGACGGCACGCTCAGCTCCGCCGTCAAACACGTCGCCCACCGTGACGTCGCCCTCGGCGTGCTGCCCCTGGGCACCACCAACAACTTCGTCCGCAGCCTTGGCGTCCCCCTCGACCTCGCCGGAGCCGTCCGGGTGCTGCGCACCGGCAAGGTCGCGGACATCGACCTGGGCATCGCCGGAGACCGGGAGTTCGCCAACCTGGCCAGCTTCGGGGTCTCGGTGGAGGTGGCGGGCAAGGTCAGGCACGGGGTGAAACGTCTCCTCGGCCGCGCGGCCTACTCGCTCACGGCCCTGATGATCCTCCCGGGTCACCAGCCGTTCCGGGCTTTCCTCACCGTGGACGGCCGCCGCCACGAACTGCTCACCCACCAGCTCAACATCGCCAACGGCCGCTTCCACGGCGGCTGGCAGGTCGCCAAGGACATCAGCATCGACAACGGTCGTCTGGTCGCCTACCAGCTCGGCTCGGGCAAGCGCCTGCGCCTGCTGGTAGAGACCATGATCCGGGCCGGCAGCGGCCGCTGGCGCAGCCTCGCGGGAGGTCCCTTCGTCATAGGGCGGGAGATGCACCTGGAGACCGACCCGCCGCTGGCCGCCGACATCGACGGTGAGGTCCGTCTGATGACCCCCATCACGATCCGCACCGTCCCCAACGGCCTGCGGGTGATGGTCCCCGACGACTTCGTCGACTCCTGA